A window from Methylocystis sp. MJC1 encodes these proteins:
- a CDS encoding pyruvate dehydrogenase complex E1 component subunit beta yields MTINVLMPALSPTMEQGKLAKWLKNEGDAVKAGDVIAEIETDKATMEVEAIDEGVLARILVPGGTENVAVNTPIAVIAGEGEDASAVEAPPAAKAPSPPTAPQDEAGEANKARLEASAQAAAPQAKPVSVAAPPPVSAEPEVPAGTTMIPMTVREALRDAMAEEMRRDPNVFIMGEEVAEYQGAYKVTQGLLQEFGPMRVRDTPITEYGFAGIGVGAAFAGLRPIVEFMTFNFSMQAIDHIVNSAAKTLYMSGGQVHCPIVFRGPNGAAARVGAQHSQDYTAWYSQVPGLIVISPSNASDAKGLLKAAIRNDNPVIFLENEILYGKTSEVPALEDFVLPIGKARIARPGTDVTLVSFSIGMTYALGAAEALAKDGIEAEVIDLRTLRPMDTDTLVESVKKTGRCVAIEEGWSQCGVGSEIAARLQQEAFDYLDAPIARVTGKDVPMPYAANLEKLALPSVAEVVAAAKAVLYRG; encoded by the coding sequence ATGACCATTAACGTCCTCATGCCCGCCCTTTCTCCCACCATGGAGCAGGGCAAGCTCGCCAAATGGCTCAAGAACGAAGGCGATGCGGTGAAGGCCGGCGATGTCATCGCCGAGATCGAGACCGACAAAGCGACGATGGAAGTCGAAGCGATCGACGAGGGCGTGCTGGCGCGCATTCTCGTGCCGGGCGGCACGGAGAATGTCGCCGTCAATACGCCGATCGCAGTGATCGCCGGCGAAGGCGAGGACGCTTCCGCGGTCGAAGCGCCGCCAGCGGCAAAGGCGCCTTCGCCGCCCACCGCGCCGCAGGATGAAGCCGGCGAGGCGAACAAGGCCCGGCTAGAGGCCTCAGCGCAGGCTGCCGCGCCGCAAGCCAAGCCCGTCAGCGTCGCCGCGCCGCCTCCCGTCTCCGCCGAGCCGGAAGTGCCGGCGGGCACAACCATGATTCCCATGACCGTGCGCGAAGCCTTGCGCGACGCCATGGCCGAGGAGATGCGCCGCGACCCGAACGTCTTCATCATGGGCGAGGAGGTGGCCGAATATCAGGGCGCCTATAAGGTGACGCAGGGCCTGCTGCAGGAATTCGGCCCCATGCGCGTGCGCGATACGCCGATCACCGAATATGGCTTTGCCGGCATTGGCGTCGGCGCCGCTTTCGCGGGCCTGCGGCCGATCGTGGAGTTCATGACCTTCAATTTCTCGATGCAGGCCATCGACCACATCGTCAATTCCGCGGCGAAGACGCTTTATATGTCGGGCGGGCAGGTCCATTGCCCGATCGTCTTTCGCGGCCCGAACGGCGCCGCGGCGCGCGTCGGCGCGCAGCATAGCCAGGACTACACCGCCTGGTATTCGCAAGTGCCCGGGCTCATCGTCATTTCGCCCTCCAACGCCAGCGACGCCAAGGGCCTGCTCAAGGCGGCCATCCGCAACGACAATCCGGTGATCTTTCTCGAGAATGAAATTCTCTACGGCAAGACCTCGGAAGTGCCGGCGCTCGAGGATTTCGTGCTGCCGATCGGCAAGGCGCGCATCGCGCGGCCGGGAACGGATGTGACGCTCGTCTCCTTCTCGATCGGCATGACTTACGCGCTCGGCGCCGCCGAGGCGCTGGCGAAGGATGGGATCGAGGCGGAGGTCATCGACCTGCGCACCCTGCGCCCGATGGACACGGACACGCTCGTCGAGTCGGTGAAGAAAACCGGCCGCTGCGTGGCGATAGAAGAGGGTTGGTCGCAATGCGGCGTTGGGTCCGAGATCGCCGCGCGCCTGCAGCAGGAGGCCTTCGACTATCTCGATGCGCCGATCGCGCGCGTGACCGGCAAGGACGTGCCCATGCCTTACGCTGCGAATTTGGAAAAGCTCGCGCTGCCGAGCGTCGCGGAAGTCGTGGCGGCGGCGAAGGCGGTTCTTTATCGCGGGTAG
- the pdhA gene encoding pyruvate dehydrogenase (acetyl-transferring) E1 component subunit alpha, producing MANQGDGASAVHSVPNFTREEELHALREMLLIRRFEEKAGQLYGMGVISGFCHLYIGQEAVVVGAKMAARDGDQFTTSYRDHGHMLASGMEARGVMAELAGKRGGYSKGKGGSMHMFSREKNFFGGHGIVGAPAPIGAGIALANAYRGDGKVSLTFFGEGAANQGQVYEAFNMAALWKLPALFIVENNRYAMGTSLTRAAAQTDFAMRGAAFGIPGHQVDGMDVRAVRASTAEALEWCRSGKGPYLLEAQTYRYRGHSMSDPAKYRSKEEVQKMREEHDPIEQVRLRLLADGVAEDELKKIDANVRKIVADAADFATSDKEPDPSELYTDVLAGA from the coding sequence ATGGCCAATCAAGGCGACGGCGCGAGCGCGGTTCACAGCGTTCCGAACTTCACCCGTGAGGAAGAGCTTCACGCGCTTCGAGAGATGCTGCTGATCCGCCGCTTCGAGGAGAAGGCGGGCCAGCTTTACGGCATGGGCGTCATCAGCGGCTTCTGCCATCTCTATATCGGCCAGGAGGCGGTCGTCGTCGGCGCCAAAATGGCGGCGCGCGACGGCGACCAGTTCACCACGAGCTATCGAGACCACGGCCACATGCTCGCCAGCGGCATGGAGGCCAGGGGCGTCATGGCGGAGCTCGCGGGCAAGAGGGGCGGCTATTCCAAAGGGAAGGGCGGCTCGATGCATATGTTCTCGCGGGAGAAGAATTTCTTCGGCGGGCATGGCATCGTCGGCGCGCCGGCGCCGATCGGCGCGGGGATCGCTCTCGCCAACGCCTATCGCGGCGACGGCAAGGTGTCGCTCACCTTTTTCGGCGAAGGGGCGGCCAATCAGGGACAAGTCTACGAAGCCTTCAACATGGCGGCGCTGTGGAAGCTGCCGGCGTTGTTCATCGTCGAAAACAACCGCTACGCCATGGGCACATCGTTGACGCGCGCCGCCGCGCAGACCGACTTCGCCATGCGCGGCGCCGCCTTCGGCATTCCCGGCCATCAGGTTGACGGAATGGACGTGCGCGCCGTGCGCGCATCGACCGCCGAGGCGCTGGAATGGTGCCGTTCGGGGAAGGGGCCGTATCTTCTCGAGGCCCAGACCTATCGCTATCGCGGCCACTCCATGTCCGATCCCGCCAAATACCGCTCCAAGGAAGAAGTGCAGAAGATGCGCGAGGAGCATGATCCGATCGAACAGGTGCGCTTGCGCCTGCTCGCCGACGGCGTCGCCGAGGACGAGCTCAAGAAAATCGACGCCAATGTTCGCAAGATTGTCGCCGATGCGGCGGATTTTGCCACGAGCGACAAGGAGCCGGATCCTTCCGAGCTTTATACGGACGTGCTGGCGGGAGCCTGA
- a CDS encoding DUF1499 domain-containing protein has translation MRRTLPPEPWSQAALWSRDVALFGATVALLSVLLARLNVIEPSSALAAFGAAVALALVALLLVGAASVVIWRTGRRGVGSAVGGGLIALLTLAYPSYLAVEAVRLPVLSDISTDVGNPPYFSLSRAAYDARKGFQPKGLPPKAREAQRPAYPDVEPIVVDLDADEAFALVLKTAKAVGWKVVDQRPPGGRTGEGHADFLDKTPIMGFDEDITIRLKPLPGQTRIDLRSASRYGRHDFGANAARIVAFAEELQTQLDAR, from the coding sequence ATGCGTCGAACGCTTCCGCCTGAGCCGTGGTCGCAAGCCGCTTTATGGAGTCGCGACGTTGCTCTCTTCGGGGCGACGGTGGCGCTGCTCTCGGTTCTGCTTGCGCGGCTGAACGTCATCGAGCCGTCGTCGGCGCTCGCCGCTTTCGGCGCCGCCGTGGCGCTGGCCTTGGTGGCGCTGCTTCTCGTCGGCGCCGCAAGCGTCGTCATCTGGCGGACGGGGAGACGCGGCGTTGGATCGGCGGTCGGCGGCGGCCTGATCGCGCTGCTCACGCTCGCTTATCCATCCTATCTCGCTGTCGAGGCGGTTCGTCTCCCGGTGCTGTCCGACATTTCCACCGACGTCGGTAATCCCCCTTACTTCTCACTGTCGCGCGCCGCCTACGACGCGCGCAAGGGCTTCCAGCCCAAAGGATTGCCGCCCAAAGCCCGCGAGGCGCAGCGCCCCGCTTACCCCGATGTCGAGCCGATCGTCGTAGACCTCGACGCCGACGAAGCTTTTGCGCTGGTGCTGAAAACGGCGAAAGCCGTCGGCTGGAAGGTCGTGGATCAACGCCCGCCCGGCGGCCGAACCGGGGAAGGGCACGCCGATTTCCTGGACAAGACGCCGATCATGGGCTTCGACGAGGACATCACCATTCGGCTCAAGCCGCTGCCCGGCCAGACGCGCATCGATTTGCGCTCGGCGTCTCGTTACGGCCGGCACGACTTCGGCGCCAACGCCGCGCGAATCGTCGCCTTCGCCGAGGAACTGCAAACGCAATTGGACGCGCGATAG